The following are encoded together in the Nocardioides sp. Arc9.136 genome:
- a CDS encoding acyltransferase family protein gives MRGGEARRASRRLDQQQTGRTLDLRRDLQGVRGLGIILVVVGHLWRWPPGVYAMLDMFFVLSGFLITAILVKALGKYGPRFLLVFALSRVRRLMPAAVTVVLATVGATYLIYSSARGDQVAEDGMWALLLVVNWHFARNGTDYFQDDRTGSPLVHYWSLSIEEQFYAVWPIVILLLLLAAVRGKRLGTTAVLGLGIGAVTAAAFAYSLWHSVNAPTAAYFSTLDRAWEFGIGGLLAVFAPHLARLPRPSAVALSWGGTLGLLVTLYFLPYGVPFPAPYGLFPSLLTGAIIVGGLDRDTSYIPLLDNRLMIYLGDLSYSIYLCHLPVNIMLVPFFADGAAAYFVAAIAGTALASGVCYYLVERPLREARWLMTRPERRRQRRAGRRTNWTTVRYGWLTVFVSAVLALSAVATLRPSAEPSGATPTATVEDPAPAVDTRTEAEQAQALAVARAVASADFPAFDPPLADLTFPRWSDELESANVCVDVTDANFDDCHFGAAAARREAVLIGDSFAMAWMPGIRDALVSEGWGLQQMTAQQCPTWTLRNGYVTAENRPNPNCAAQHTRAEQYVRRTRPDLVILTSAQYQVRNTERRDVPDDPVRVAQDGLEATLQALRPYADRVVVLGPPPTTGDLLTCVSRIAGPERCTTEAEDAWDDHTEGELAAATAFGASYVGTEDWFCDEDGRCPAFIGDTPVLAAGHLTRRMSESLAPLLAEVLTPAPEGGTRANGER, from the coding sequence GTGCGCGGGGGCGAAGCACGGCGAGCGAGCCGTCGACTGGATCAGCAGCAGACCGGTCGCACACTCGATCTGCGCCGGGACCTCCAGGGTGTCCGAGGCTTGGGGATCATCCTCGTCGTCGTCGGACACCTGTGGCGCTGGCCGCCTGGGGTCTACGCCATGCTCGACATGTTCTTCGTCCTGTCCGGCTTCCTGATCACCGCCATCCTCGTCAAGGCTCTCGGCAAGTACGGCCCCCGGTTCCTGCTGGTGTTCGCCCTGAGTCGCGTCCGGCGCCTCATGCCCGCGGCCGTCACCGTCGTGCTCGCCACCGTCGGCGCGACCTACCTGATCTACTCCTCGGCCCGAGGCGACCAGGTCGCAGAGGACGGCATGTGGGCGCTGCTCCTCGTCGTGAACTGGCACTTCGCCCGGAACGGGACCGACTACTTCCAGGACGACCGGACCGGCTCACCACTGGTCCACTACTGGTCGTTGTCGATCGAGGAGCAGTTCTACGCCGTCTGGCCGATCGTGATCCTGTTGCTCCTCCTGGCAGCCGTGCGGGGCAAGCGGCTCGGGACGACCGCGGTGCTCGGACTGGGCATCGGCGCAGTGACTGCCGCAGCCTTCGCCTACTCCTTGTGGCACTCCGTGAACGCGCCGACCGCGGCCTACTTCTCCACCCTGGACCGGGCCTGGGAGTTCGGCATCGGCGGCCTGCTGGCCGTCTTCGCGCCCCACCTAGCACGGTTGCCGCGACCGTCGGCGGTCGCCCTCAGCTGGGGCGGCACGCTGGGCCTGCTGGTCACGCTCTACTTCCTGCCCTACGGCGTGCCGTTCCCGGCGCCCTACGGGCTGTTCCCCTCGCTCCTGACCGGCGCGATCATCGTCGGGGGCCTGGACCGAGACACCAGCTACATCCCCCTGCTCGACAACCGCCTGATGATCTACCTCGGCGACCTGTCGTACTCGATCTACCTCTGCCACCTGCCCGTCAACATCATGCTGGTGCCCTTCTTCGCCGACGGGGCGGCTGCCTACTTCGTCGCCGCGATCGCCGGCACCGCTCTGGCCTCCGGTGTCTGCTACTACCTGGTCGAGCGACCGCTTCGCGAAGCGCGCTGGCTGATGACGAGGCCCGAACGCAGGCGTCAACGCCGAGCCGGGCGGCGCACGAACTGGACCACCGTCAGGTACGGGTGGCTGACCGTGTTCGTGTCCGCTGTGCTCGCCCTCTCGGCGGTGGCGACCCTGCGGCCCTCGGCCGAACCCTCGGGCGCCACCCCGACTGCGACAGTCGAAGACCCTGCGCCGGCTGTCGACACGAGGACGGAGGCCGAACAGGCCCAGGCCTTGGCGGTCGCGCGGGCCGTGGCCAGCGCCGACTTCCCGGCTTTCGACCCGCCCTTGGCAGATCTCACCTTCCCGAGGTGGAGCGACGAGCTCGAATCGGCCAACGTGTGCGTCGACGTCACCGACGCCAACTTCGACGACTGCCACTTCGGCGCGGCGGCGGCACGGCGAGAGGCCGTCCTGATCGGTGACTCCTTCGCCATGGCCTGGATGCCCGGCATCCGCGACGCCCTCGTGTCCGAAGGCTGGGGGCTCCAGCAGATGACCGCGCAGCAGTGTCCGACCTGGACCCTGCGCAACGGCTACGTGACCGCCGAGAACCGCCCGAACCCCAATTGCGCCGCTCAGCACACCCGCGCCGAGCAGTACGTCCGCCGCACCAGACCCGACCTCGTCATCTTGACGAGCGCCCAGTACCAGGTCCGCAACACCGAACGTCGGGACGTGCCCGACGACCCGGTCCGAGTGGCGCAGGACGGGCTCGAAGCGACCTTGCAGGCCTTGAGGCCATACGCGGATCGAGTCGTGGTCCTCGGCCCGCCACCCACCACGGGCGACCTGCTGACCTGCGTCTCGCGGATCGCAGGACCTGAGCGGTGCACCACCGAGGCGGAAGATGCCTGGGACGACCACACGGAGGGCGAGCTCGCCGCGGCCACCGCCTTCGGCGCCAGCTACGTCGGCACAGAGGACTGGTTCTGCGACGAGGACGGCCGGTGCCCGGCCTTCATCGGGGACACGCCCGTGCTCGCAGCTGGTCACCTGACACGGCGCATGTCGGAGAGCCTGGCACCGCTGCTGGCGGAGGTGCTGACCCCGGCACCCGAGGGCGGTACGAGGGCGAACGGGGAACGGTGA